One Natator depressus isolate rNatDep1 chromosome 5, rNatDep2.hap1, whole genome shotgun sequence DNA segment encodes these proteins:
- the FECH gene encoding ferrochelatase, mitochondrial isoform X2: protein MRVQIQWRGQSTAAAATQTKRTEPQIQPEKRKTKTGILMLNMGGPETLGDVHDFLLRLFLDKDLMTLPAQNKLAPFIAKRRTPKIQEQYSRIGGGSPIKKWTVTQGEGMVKLLDEMSPHTAPHRYYIGFRYVHPLTEEAIEEMEKDGVERAIAFTQYPQYSCSTTGSSLNAIYRYYNKKGEKPKMKWSIIDRWPTHPLLIQCFADHIQKELDLFPPEKRKDVVILFSAHSLPMSVVNRGDPYPQEVGATVQRVMEKLNFSNPYRLVWQSKVGPMPWLGPQTDETIEGLCQRGQKNILLVPIAFTSDHIETLYELDIEYAQVLANECGVENIRRAESLNGNPLFSKALADLVCSHIQSNEICSKQLTLRCPLCVNPVCREAKSFFTNQQL, encoded by the exons aTGAGAGTCCAAATACAATGGAGAGGTCagtcaacagcagcagcagccacacaaacaaaaagaacagaGCCTCAAATTCAGCCTGAAAAGAG gaAAACTAAAACAGGAATCTTGATGTTAAACATGGGGGGCCCAGAAACACTGGGAGATGTCCATGATTTCCTACTTAGGCTTTTCCTAGATAAGGACCTGATGACGCTTCCAGCACAAAA TAAGCTGGCGCCATTTATTGCCAAACGTCGCACACCGAAAATCCAAGAACAATATAGCAGGATCGGAGGAGGGTCGCCAATTAAAAAGTGGACTGTAACACAGGGAGAAGGCATGGTGAAACTGCTGGATGAAATGTCTCCTCACACTG CGCCTCACAGATACTATATTGGATTTCGGTATGTCCATCCTCTGACAGAAGAAGCAATTGAAGAGATGGAGAAAGATGGCGTTGAGAGGGCTATTGCATTTACACAGTACCCGCAGTACAGCTGTTCTACCACAG GAAGCAGCCTAAATGCCATTTATCGCTACTATAATAAAAAGGGGGAGAAGCCAAAGATGAAATGGAGCATTATTGACAGGTGGCCCACACATCCCCTTCTCATTCAG TGCTTTGCAGACCACATACAGAAAGAACTGGATCTGTTTCCACCTGAGAAAAGGAAAGATGTTGTCATTCTTTTCTCGGCTCACTCGCTCCCAATGTCT GTAGTGAACCGTGGCGATCCGTACCCTCAAGAGGTGGGAGCTACCGTCCAAAGAGTCATGGAGAAGCTCAACTTTTCCAACCCCTATAGGCTCGTGTGGCAGTCCAAG GTTGGCCCAATGCCCTGGCTGGGTCCTCAGACAGATGAAACTATTGAAGGGCTCTGTCAAAGGGgacagaagaacattttgttggTTCCAATAGCATTTACCAGTGACCACATTGAAACTCTCTATGAGCTGGATATTGAATATGCTCAAGTTTTAGCAAATGAG TGTGGAGTTGAAAACATCAGAAGAGCAGAGTCTCTTAATGGAAATCCATTGTTCTCCAAG GCACTGGCAGACTTGGTCTGTTCACATATCCAGTCGAATGAAATCTGCTCCAAGCAGTTAACCCTCCGCTGTCCGCTTTGTGTAAATCCTGTTTGCAGGGAGGCAAAATCCTTCTTCACTAATCAACAGTTGTGA
- the FECH gene encoding ferrochelatase, mitochondrial isoform X1 has product MYLVHTNMAAAFRAANRVLCPFTKSSSCSQMRVQIQWRGQSTAAAATQTKRTEPQIQPEKRKTKTGILMLNMGGPETLGDVHDFLLRLFLDKDLMTLPAQNKLAPFIAKRRTPKIQEQYSRIGGGSPIKKWTVTQGEGMVKLLDEMSPHTAPHRYYIGFRYVHPLTEEAIEEMEKDGVERAIAFTQYPQYSCSTTGSSLNAIYRYYNKKGEKPKMKWSIIDRWPTHPLLIQCFADHIQKELDLFPPEKRKDVVILFSAHSLPMSVVNRGDPYPQEVGATVQRVMEKLNFSNPYRLVWQSKVGPMPWLGPQTDETIEGLCQRGQKNILLVPIAFTSDHIETLYELDIEYAQVLANECGVENIRRAESLNGNPLFSKALADLVCSHIQSNEICSKQLTLRCPLCVNPVCREAKSFFTNQQL; this is encoded by the exons ATGTATTTAGTTCACACAAATatggctgctgccttcagagctgcaaACCGAGTGTTGTGTCCAT TCACgaaaagcagcagctgcagtcaaaTGAGAGTCCAAATACAATGGAGAGGTCagtcaacagcagcagcagccacacaaacaaaaagaacagaGCCTCAAATTCAGCCTGAAAAGAG gaAAACTAAAACAGGAATCTTGATGTTAAACATGGGGGGCCCAGAAACACTGGGAGATGTCCATGATTTCCTACTTAGGCTTTTCCTAGATAAGGACCTGATGACGCTTCCAGCACAAAA TAAGCTGGCGCCATTTATTGCCAAACGTCGCACACCGAAAATCCAAGAACAATATAGCAGGATCGGAGGAGGGTCGCCAATTAAAAAGTGGACTGTAACACAGGGAGAAGGCATGGTGAAACTGCTGGATGAAATGTCTCCTCACACTG CGCCTCACAGATACTATATTGGATTTCGGTATGTCCATCCTCTGACAGAAGAAGCAATTGAAGAGATGGAGAAAGATGGCGTTGAGAGGGCTATTGCATTTACACAGTACCCGCAGTACAGCTGTTCTACCACAG GAAGCAGCCTAAATGCCATTTATCGCTACTATAATAAAAAGGGGGAGAAGCCAAAGATGAAATGGAGCATTATTGACAGGTGGCCCACACATCCCCTTCTCATTCAG TGCTTTGCAGACCACATACAGAAAGAACTGGATCTGTTTCCACCTGAGAAAAGGAAAGATGTTGTCATTCTTTTCTCGGCTCACTCGCTCCCAATGTCT GTAGTGAACCGTGGCGATCCGTACCCTCAAGAGGTGGGAGCTACCGTCCAAAGAGTCATGGAGAAGCTCAACTTTTCCAACCCCTATAGGCTCGTGTGGCAGTCCAAG GTTGGCCCAATGCCCTGGCTGGGTCCTCAGACAGATGAAACTATTGAAGGGCTCTGTCAAAGGGgacagaagaacattttgttggTTCCAATAGCATTTACCAGTGACCACATTGAAACTCTCTATGAGCTGGATATTGAATATGCTCAAGTTTTAGCAAATGAG TGTGGAGTTGAAAACATCAGAAGAGCAGAGTCTCTTAATGGAAATCCATTGTTCTCCAAG GCACTGGCAGACTTGGTCTGTTCACATATCCAGTCGAATGAAATCTGCTCCAAGCAGTTAACCCTCCGCTGTCCGCTTTGTGTAAATCCTGTTTGCAGGGAGGCAAAATCCTTCTTCACTAATCAACAGTTGTGA